The Asterias amurensis chromosome 21, ASM3211899v1 genome has a segment encoding these proteins:
- the LOC139952786 gene encoding erlin-1-like isoform X2: protein MANIVPLLAAVVALSSIMLNFALHKIEEGHIAVYYRGGALLTTTAGPGYHVMFPFLTSYRTVQITLQSDEVKNVPCGTSGGVMIYFDRIEVVNILAAQEVFNMVKNYTADYDKTLIFNKVHHELNQFCSAHNLQEVYIKLFDQIDENLKKALQADLTVMAPGLYIQAVRVTKPKIPESIRKNYELMENEKTKLLIAEQHQKVVEKEAETERKKAVIEAEKLAQVARISYDQKIMEKESQKQISEIEDATHLAKEKAMADAEFYKADKEADANTRKLTPQYLELLRHQAIASNNKIYFGSDIPSMFVADESSALKATQLAQEKQKK, encoded by the exons ATGGCAAACATTGTTCCTTTGCTGGCCGCAGTGGTGGCATTATCATCAATTATGCTGAACTTTGCATTGCATAAAATAGAGGAAG GTCACATTGCAGTTTATTACAGG gGAGGTGCCTTACTAACAACAACTGCCGGACCTGGTTACCATGTTATGTTTCCATTTCTTACATCATATAGAACTGTTCAG ATTACTTTACAGTCAGATGAAGTGAAAAATGTACCATGTGGAACGAG TGGTGGAGTTATGATTTACTTTGACAGAATAGAAGTCGTCAATATCCTGGCAGCACAGGAAG TGTTTAACATGGTGAAAAACTACACAGCGGATTACGACAAGACGCTTATATTCAATAAAGTACATCATGAACTCAATCAATTCTGCAGCGCCCACAATCTACAAGAAGTTTACATCAAGCTGTTTG ACCAAATTGATGAGAATTTGAAGAAGGCACTCCAGGCTGATTTGACTGTCATGGCTCCTGGTCTCTACATTCAG GCTGTTCGTGTCACAAAACCCAAAATTCCTGAGAGTATTCGCAAGAACTATGAATTAAT GGAGAATGAGAAGACGAAGCTCCTCATTGCCGAGCAGCACCAAAAGGTCGTGGAGAAGGAGGCCGAGACAGAACGCAAGAAGGCGGTCATCGAGGCCGAGAAGCTTGCCCAGGTCGCTCGCATCAGCTACGACCAAAAGATCATGGAGAAAGAGAGTCAGAAACAAATCTCAGAGATTGAAGACGCTACTCACCTTGCCAAGGAGAAAGCCATGGCAGACGCAGAGTTTTACAAAGCTGATAAGGAGGCTGACGCTAACACG CGGAAACTTACCCCACAATACCTGGAGCTGCTGAGACATCAAGCCATCGCAAGTAACAATAAGATTTACTTTGGGAGTGACATTCCAAGCATGTTTGTTGCGGACGAGTCATCTGCATTGAAAGCCACTCAG
- the LOC139952786 gene encoding erlin-1-like isoform X1, with translation MANIVPLLAAVVALSSIMLNFALHKIEEGHIAVYYRGGALLTTTAGPGYHVMFPFLTSYRTVQITLQSDEVKNVPCGTSGGVMIYFDRIEVVNILAAQEVFNMVKNYTADYDKTLIFNKVHHELNQFCSAHNLQEVYIKLFDQIDENLKKALQADLTVMAPGLYIQAVRVTKPKIPESIRKNYELMENEKTKLLIAEQHQKVVEKEAETERKKAVIEAEKLAQVARISYDQKIMEKESQKQISEIEDATHLAKEKAMADAEFYKADKEADANTRKLTPQYLELLRHQAIASNNKIYFGSDIPSMFVADESSALKATQKLAQEKQKK, from the exons ATGGCAAACATTGTTCCTTTGCTGGCCGCAGTGGTGGCATTATCATCAATTATGCTGAACTTTGCATTGCATAAAATAGAGGAAG GTCACATTGCAGTTTATTACAGG gGAGGTGCCTTACTAACAACAACTGCCGGACCTGGTTACCATGTTATGTTTCCATTTCTTACATCATATAGAACTGTTCAG ATTACTTTACAGTCAGATGAAGTGAAAAATGTACCATGTGGAACGAG TGGTGGAGTTATGATTTACTTTGACAGAATAGAAGTCGTCAATATCCTGGCAGCACAGGAAG TGTTTAACATGGTGAAAAACTACACAGCGGATTACGACAAGACGCTTATATTCAATAAAGTACATCATGAACTCAATCAATTCTGCAGCGCCCACAATCTACAAGAAGTTTACATCAAGCTGTTTG ACCAAATTGATGAGAATTTGAAGAAGGCACTCCAGGCTGATTTGACTGTCATGGCTCCTGGTCTCTACATTCAG GCTGTTCGTGTCACAAAACCCAAAATTCCTGAGAGTATTCGCAAGAACTATGAATTAAT GGAGAATGAGAAGACGAAGCTCCTCATTGCCGAGCAGCACCAAAAGGTCGTGGAGAAGGAGGCCGAGACAGAACGCAAGAAGGCGGTCATCGAGGCCGAGAAGCTTGCCCAGGTCGCTCGCATCAGCTACGACCAAAAGATCATGGAGAAAGAGAGTCAGAAACAAATCTCAGAGATTGAAGACGCTACTCACCTTGCCAAGGAGAAAGCCATGGCAGACGCAGAGTTTTACAAAGCTGATAAGGAGGCTGACGCTAACACG CGGAAACTTACCCCACAATACCTGGAGCTGCTGAGACATCAAGCCATCGCAAGTAACAATAAGATTTACTTTGGGAGTGACATTCCAAGCATGTTTGTTGCGGACGAGTCATCTGCATTGAAAGCCACTCAG
- the LOC139952785 gene encoding tetraspanin-17-like yields the protein MYPPDESRPPPYSGYGGEQQPPMYHQQHQAGYPPPQQQGYPGPGGPAGAARGQGPKAGRGGRQSRAAPQQRAQQQQQPQSRKQQQRKHPQQQQQQRPPQPKQKAQVVRAQRRDEHSEISLCIKFSLFFANFVFWIAGCACIAAGVWAWSDRGVLGDLDQLISSPLVDPVWWFLVIGGVIFILATFGCIGALRENIMLLKIYSGLLGLILLVEIGGGVAIYFYRAELESLFADQLTDIAITNYRGNEDFQDVVDALQTGLSCCGVNGYQDWDMNIYFNCSESYVGNNKNLEACGVPFSCCLIDPAVSEVINTQCGYNVRSESLSQISSKINTVGCLSSFQMWLQTNLVVIAIAAGVILLIEIFGFCFSTSLVSDIKRQKSKWRH from the exons ATGTACCCTCCCGATGAATCACGGCCCCCGCCGTACTCCGGGTACGGTGGTGAACAACAGCCGCCGATGTACCATCAGCAGCATCAAGCAGGATATCCACCGCCGCAGCAGCAGGGCTATCCTGGGCCCGGTGGGCCGGCTGGGGCCGCTCGGGGCCAAGGACCAAAGGCGGGCCGTGGAGGTAGACAAAGTAGAGCTGCCCCACAACAGCGggcacaacaacaacaacaacctcaAAGCAG AAAACAGCAGCAAAGAAAACATCctcaacagcagcaacaacagagaCCACCTCAACCAAAGCAGAAGGCCCAAGTTGTCAGAGCACAGAGACGGGACGAGCATTCTGAGATCAGTCTGTGTATCAAGTTCTCGTTATTCTTCGCCAATTTTGTCTTTTGG aTTGCTGGGTGTGCTTGTATAGCAGCAGGAGTCTGGGCGTGGAGCGATAGA GGTGTTCTTGGGGATcttgatcagctgatttcctcccCTCTCGTTGACCCCGTCTGGTGGTTCCTGGTTATCGGCGGGGTCATATTCATCCTCGCTACCTTCGGATGTATCGGCGCCCTTAGGGAAAACATCATGCTTCTCAAAATT TATAGTGGACTTCTTGGTTTGATCCTGCTGGTGGAGATTGGAGGAGGCGTGGCCATCTACTTCTACAGAGCTGAG ctCGAGTCGTTATTCGCTGACCAACTAACAGATATTGCGATCACCAACTACAGAGGGAATGAAGATTTCCAGGATGTGGTTGATGCTTTACAAACGGGG CTTTCATGCTGTGGTGTGAACGGTTACCAAGATTGGGATATGAACATTTACTTCAACTGTTCCGAAAGCTACGTTGGCAACAACAAGAACTTAGAGGCGTGCGGAGTACCGTTCTCCTGCTGTCTGATTGATCCAGCTGTG AGTGAAGTCATAAACACACAGTGTGGCTACAATGTACGATCAGAATCG CTGAGTCAAATCTCATCAAAAATCAATACAGTGGGATGTTTGTCCTCGTTCCAAATGTGGCTTCAGACCAATCTAGTTGTGATTGCAATTGCTGCGGGAGTGATCTTGCTTATCGAG ATTTTCGGCTTCTGCTTCTCAACGTCCCTGGTGAGTGACATCAAACGTCAGAAGTCAAAATGGCGGCATTAG